GGTAACATCATTAGGTAAATTGAGAATATCTAACCGGTATTTTTCTAACGTACAATCAGAGGGTTTAAGATCAAAACGAAATCCCACAAAATGAGGTTCTCTCAGTTCGTGGTCTGTTACCTTTTCTAATATTTTTAATTCCACACAAATAGCAGGTTCAACGAAGTAAAATGAACCAGATGTAGAAGTTGTATTTTGTTTTATAATCTGATTCAAAGCGGCTTTTTCTTCTTTTGAAATACCAAAATAAAAAAGTCCTACTTCGACGATTCTTTTATCATCATATACACCCACATAATAGTATCCATTTTTTTCATCCCACTTAGTAATAAAGGCAGTCAAGTGCTTCCAATTTTTATCTTTAATCCAATGGGAAGTTCTTTTACCCTGTTCCCAAGTTGATTTTTGCGCTTTGGCCACGATTCCTTCAGCGTCATAATCAAAGGCTTTCTGTTTGATATCGTCATAATCTTTAAAAGTGGGGATGTACTGAATTAAATGGGTGTGGCCCGGTGTTGGTTTCAATGGTAATTGTGAGTCTTTAAAAAATGTATAGAGAAGTTTTTTGCGCTCAATATATGATTGATTTTGGATGTTCTCACCTTTGAAAAATAACAAATCGAAAACTAAAAACGAACAAGGAAATCGCTCATATTCTTTTTGAATGCGTTCTGCTGACCGCATTCTTCCTCTTTGTTGGACTTTTTGAAAACTAGCGTGATAGGAAGACAATAACATTACCACTTCACCATCTAGTTGGATTGGAAGATATGGCTCAAAAGAATCTTTGTGTTCCAAATAAAATTCATATATTTCTGGGAAGATAGAGGATAAATCATTTCCATTTCGGCTCTTAAATTCGAATGTATGTTGGTCAAAATAAAGTAGAGCTCTAAAACCATCATACTTTATTTCATATTCCCAATCCTTTTGTTTAGGAATTTCTCCTAGCTCTGGGAGCATTGGTTTCATATCGCAAACACCTCTTTGTTAGCTTTACCCATTTAGGAACAATATTTCCATAATATTTTCTGTATGAGATGGACCTACTAACCATCAAACTAATGGTAAACCAAATTAAAAGAGGGGATTTCATGCATACGATATGGAAAGGAAGTATTAGCTTTGGATTGGTAAACATTCCAGTTAAATTGCACGCAGCAACGGATGACAAAGGTGTTAAATTTAGAACCTTACATGAAAAATGTAACTCTCCAATTCGCTATGAGAAGGTCTGCCCTGTATGTGAAGAGGAAGTTGGACAAGATGATTTAGTAAAAGCATACGAGTACGCCAAAGGCAAATTCATTGTAGTGGAGGATGAAGAACTTAAAAAGCTAAAAGGCGAAGCAGAAGATCGAGCTGTTGAAATTATCCGGTTCGTTAAGATGGAAGAAATTGATCCAATCTATTTCGAAAAAAGTTATTATTTGTCACCTAATGATGGAGGAGGAAAGGCGTACTCTTTATTAAGGGCTGCATTAGGGGAATCTGGAAAAGTCGGTATCGCTAAAATGGCTTTCCGGTCCAAAGAGCAATTAGCCGTACTAAGAGTTTATAATGATACGATTGTGATGGAAACGATTCATTATCCAGATGAAGTTCGAAGTACCGAGGACGTACCAAATGTTCCTGCGAAGACGGAAATTGCAGAAAAAGAGTTAGAAACTGCAATTTTACTTATTGATCAGTTAACTGCGGAGTTTAATCCAGAAGAGTTTCATGATGATTATAGAGAAGCGGTTCTTAAGTTCATTGAGTCGAAGCGTACCGGAGAGGAGTTTGTTACACCTGAAGAAAAAGACAAACCAAGCAATGTGACCGATTTAATGGCTGCATTACAAGCTTCAATCGATAGAACTAAGCCAACAACAACAAAGGCTAAAGAGGCAAAACCAGCAACAAAGGCAAAAACAACTAAGAAGAAAGCAACTACTAAAACAAAAGCAAAGAAGAATGCGTAGTTCTGAGTAAACGAACGAATTAAATCTCTATGGGCAAATAACTCTCTTTAAACATACTTTAATATAGACCGTATGAAATGAGGGAGTTTATGAAAAAGCTGTTGATTTTTTTAGACCCAGGAATTGATGATTCCCTGGCTTTGATGTATGCCTTGTCACAACCTGAATTCGAAGTGGTTGGAATCGTATCTAGTTATGGGAATGTGACTAAAGAACAAGCCATTCACAATACAGCGTATTTATTGGATTTGGCAGGCATTAAAGATGTTCCTATAAT
This DNA window, taken from Bacillus carboniphilus, encodes the following:
- a CDS encoding DNA ligase D, producing MKPMLPELGEIPKQKDWEYEIKYDGFRALLYFDQHTFEFKSRNGNDLSSIFPEIYEFYLEHKDSFEPYLPIQLDGEVVMLLSSYHASFQKVQQRGRMRSAERIQKEYERFPCSFLVFDLLFFKGENIQNQSYIERKKLLYTFFKDSQLPLKPTPGHTHLIQYIPTFKDYDDIKQKAFDYDAEGIVAKAQKSTWEQGKRTSHWIKDKNWKHLTAFITKWDEKNGYYYVGVYDDKRIVEVGLFYFGISKEEKAALNQIIKQNTTSTSGSFYFVEPAICVELKILEKVTDHELREPHFVGFRFDLKPSDCTLEKYRLDILNLPNDVTITHPDKPLWNGIEKVDYIGYMRGIYSFIQPFLYNRLLTVIRYPHGFGSESFYQKNCPDYAPNFIKTIRNEDIDYIVCNDLRTYMWLGNQLAFEFHIPFNQYNENGTSEIVFDLDPPSREYFQLAVKAAKLLKIQLDQLHLQSFIKTSGNKGLQVYIPLPKSYSYKETALFTEFLALSILNGNEDDFTIERLKKNRGNRLYLDYIQHGQGKTIIAPYSVRGNEEGLVATPLFWDEVHEELTPKSFTMDVVSKRVRDVGCPLWKYDLVREEQPFDEIIQFLKRQK
- a CDS encoding Ku protein, whose protein sequence is MHTIWKGSISFGLVNIPVKLHAATDDKGVKFRTLHEKCNSPIRYEKVCPVCEEEVGQDDLVKAYEYAKGKFIVVEDEELKKLKGEAEDRAVEIIRFVKMEEIDPIYFEKSYYLSPNDGGGKAYSLLRAALGESGKVGIAKMAFRSKEQLAVLRVYNDTIVMETIHYPDEVRSTEDVPNVPAKTEIAEKELETAILLIDQLTAEFNPEEFHDDYREAVLKFIESKRTGEEFVTPEEKDKPSNVTDLMAALQASIDRTKPTTTKAKEAKPATKAKTTKKKATTKTKAKKNA